In Novosphingobium sp. PP1Y, the sequence AATCCGATGCGGCCAGAACCGTCGCCCGTCATGGCGTCTCGAGAACGTCCCGCAGGTTAGGCGCGACAACAAAGCCATACATCTCCAGCGCGGCGGCGATCTTTTCGAAACCCTGCTCCCGCGCCCAGAACATCGGCCCGCCGCGCCACGCTGGCCAGCCGTAGCCGTACACCCATGCCACATCGATATCCGACGCACGCTGCGCCTTGCCTTCCAGTAGGAGCAAGGCGCCCTCGTTCACCATGGGAAACAGCGTCCGCGCGAGGATTTCGTCATCGCTGATCGCGCGTTCGGAAGATTTGCGCTTCTTGCGGAATTCCTGCAGGATTTCTGCCACGCGCGGCGAGGGGTGCGGCTTGCGGCGCTCGTCATAGTCATAGAAACCCGCGCCGGTCTTCTGGCCCCAGCGTCCCTCCGCGCAAAGTGCCTCACGGATGGTTTCGACCCGCGCGGGATCGCGGTGCCAGCCGATATCCACTCCCGCGAGGTCCGTCATTTGAAAGGGGCCCATCGGCATTCCGAAATTCCGGTGAACGCAGTCAATCTGCTCGGGCGTGGCACCTTCAAGCAGCAGGTTCATGGCCTCGTTTTGCCTGCAGCGCAGCAGGCGGTTGCCGATGAAGCCTGGAGTCACTCCAGCCACCACGGCGACCTTGCCGATGCGCCGTGCCAACGCCATGGCGGTGACAAGCACATCTGGCGCCGTGCAATTGCCGCGAACCACTTCGAGCAGTTTCATTATATGCGCGGGAGAGAAGAAATGCAGGCCAACCACGTCGCTGGGCCGGGATGTGGTAGCGGCTATCTCATCCAGATCGAGATAGGAGGTATTGGAAGCCAGGATCGCCCCCTCCCGCGCCACGTGATCTAGCCGGGCGAAAATGTCCTTCTTGATGTTCATGTTCTCGAACACGGCCTCGATCACCAGGTCGCATGCGCCGAGTGCATCGAAATCTAACTTCACGTCGAGCAGTGCTAGAGCCTGTTCGGCCTGCCGCGCGGTCATTCGCCCCTTTGCCACATTACTACTGAAGGTATTCGCAATCTGTTCCTGCCCCCGCTTCAACGCATCGGCGGAAGTTTCGAGCAGCGTCACAGCGAGCCCTGCCGAAAGGAAATTGATAGCGATGCCGCTGCCCATCGTGCCGGCACCGATGATGCCGACCCTTTCGACAGAGCGTGCAGCGATATCCGATCCGATACCGTCGATCCGCGCAGCCTGCCGTTCGGCAAAGAAGACATGGCGCTGGGCAGCCGATCGTGGATCGGCCATCAAGCGCATGAACGTGGCGCGTTCGAATGCAAGGCCTTCCGCGAAAGGTAGCTCGGCCGCCTTTTCGATACAGGTGATCGCCATCGTGGATGCATGAAGGCCGGCAATGCGGCGGGCGTGGGTGTGGCGGAATTGCGCGATGGCTTCGGGATCCGGCACGACCCTTTGTTCCGAGACGCGAGGCAAGGGGCGCTGGCGCGCCACGGTCCGCGCAAGACCTAGGGCATGTTCCACTAGCGCGCCATCAGCTGTCACCGCATCGACCAGCCCGATGTCCTTTGCCCGCGCAGCTGACATGGGCTCACCCAGAGCAGCCATCTCCAGCGCCATCGCGATGCCGACTAGACGCGGCAGGCGTTGGGTTCCGCCAGCTCCGGGCACAAGCCCCAGTCTTACTTCCGGAAGGCCGATCTTCGCCGATCTCGTGGCGACACGATAATGACAGGCGAGCGCCAGTTCGCAGCCGCCGCCCAGCGCCGTACCGTGAATCGCGGCGATCACGGGTTTGTGGGCATTATCGATGCAGACCACCAGATCGGACAGCGACGGCGTCTTCATGGGTTTGCCGAACTCTGCAATGTCCGCGCCCGCGAAGAACGTGCGCCCCGCGCAGGCGAAGATAATCGCCTCCACCCCCGGATCATCAAGTCCAAGCGTTAGACCTTCAAGCAGGCCTGCCCGTACTCCGGCGCCCAGGGCATTGACGGGGGGGCTGTCGCAGCTGACGATGAGGACACCGTTATGGGTGGAAACGGTGACGGGACTGGTCATGGGTTTCCTTCGCAAGAGGTCGGGGTGGTCATCAGGTGCGTTCCACGGCCAGCGCGAGACCCTGCCCGACGCCGACGCACAGAGTAGCCAGGCCTAGGCGGCCGCCGGTACGTTCCAACTGACCGAGCAGAGCCATAACAATGCGCGCGCCGCTCATGCCCAGCGGATGCCCCAAAGCGATCGCGCCGCCATTGGCGTTCACATGCGGCGCATCGTCGGGCAAGCCAAGCTGACGCAAGACCGCCAGTGCCTGGCTAGCAAAGGCCTCATTCAGCTCGATCGCGTCGAAATCCTCGATCCGCAGACCCAATCGCTCCAGCAGTCGGCGCGTGGCCGGCACCGGGCCGATCCCCATTATACGCGGTTCAACCCCTGCCGACGCCATGCCAAGAATTCTGGCGCGCGGCACCAGCCCGTGGGCTCGCGCACTCTCTTCACTTGCCAAGATGATGGCGGCGGCACCGTCATTGATACCGGAGGCATTGCCGGCTGTAATCGTTCCTTCCGGTCCCAAGAGCGGTTTGAGCCCGGCGAGCGTTTCAAGCGTGGATCCGGGGCGCGGCCCCTCGTCAGTGGCAATCTCCACCTTTTCGCCGTGCTTTCCTGCCGACGCCAGGACAGGGGTTATTTCCTGCTCCAGAATTCCGGCTTCGCGGGCCGCAACCGCCCTTTGCTGGCTGCGCAAGGCGAAGCTGTCCTGATCGGCGCGCGAAATGGCGAACTCGCTGGCGACAGTCTCGGCCGTGCGCGGCATCGTGTCCGTCCCGTAAAGCGCATTAAGCGCCGGATTGACGAAGCGCCAGCCCATGGTCGTATCTTCGATTTTCTGTGCGCGGTCGAACGCGCCGAGTGCCTTGCCCATCACGAGCGGCGCCCGCGACATACTTTCGACGCCCCCGGCAATTGCTAACGCAATGTCGCCCACGCGGATGGCCCTGGCCGCTGCGCCCACCGCCTCCAGGCCCGACGCACACAGGCGGTTGACCGTAACGCCGGGAACGGAGGCAGGCAGGCCGGCCAACAGCAAGCTCATGCGGGCGACGTTGCGATTATCCTCGCCAGCCTGATTGGCGCACCCATAAAACACGTCATCGATCCGCGCCGGATCAATGGAAGGATTACGGGCCATCAGCGCCTTCAGCGGAACCGCGCCAAGATCATCTGCCCGCACCGTGGCAAGCCCGCCGCCATAGCGCCCGATAGGCGTCCGCACAGCATCACAAAGAAAGGCTTCCGCCATGTCAATTCCTCTCCTGTCGCACCATTTCCAATGGGCGAATAATCACTTCCCGAAGGTCACATCGCCGCTCGTGGCTCAATGCGCCGTCTTGTTCAGCCACCCGACAAGCTGGTCCGCGATGGCATCGCTGTTGCGCTCGAGCATCATCATGTGTCCGTTCCCCCGGATGCCCTTGTCTTCCAATCGCATGAAGGTAACGGGCACGCCCGCCTGCTTCAGAAAGCGCGCAGTGCAGTGGTCATAGGGGGCATGATAGGATGCCTCGCCTACCACTATCAGCACCGGCACCTTTGCAAGGTGTGGAAGCGTGCGAGGGGTATCCTTCTGCAACCAACAGGGCAGGAGGTCGGGCCCGTCCGCCTTTTTCTCCCGCTCGATCCGGATCTCATCCGGCGAAGCGACCGGCGGATCGAAGGTCATATGATCATAGGTCACGCCCCATGGCCGCGCCCTTGTTGCCGGCTCCTTGCCGTCGGCCCCGTCCGGATTGAAGAAGGGCGGCCCATTGGGCTCTATGGCTATCACGGCCTTTACCAGTTCCGGCGCATCGTCGGCGGCTTCCCAGCCGAAAGTACCGGCGCGGGAATGGGTCAGCACCACGGCCGGGCCAATTTTATGCAATAGGTCATTCACGGCCGACCGCACAATGGCGTCGATCTTGTCTGCCGGCCCTTGCACCGACGGCTGCTGGGAAGCCCGAAACTGCTCGAACACCGGATCGCCTGCCCGTCCCGTCCCGGGCCACTGCGTGTGCAGCTTTGTCTGGGGGGCCGATGTTGCGGGATCCGGCGCGGTGAACAGCCGTTCCAGCTGCGCTGCCGTCATCACCGAAGCAGGACCATCTGTCTCGGGATGATAGGGCGAACGTCCCCGCATGGGTTGATCCACGATATAAACGGCATAGCCCGCGCGCAAGAACCGTTCAGCCCAGCCCGACCGCCCATCGGGCGTGGAGAGAAAGCCCGCCCCGCTTTGGTAATTACCATGGACAAGCACGATCGGCGTTTTCCTGGTACGCCGCGCGGGGATCATGTATTCGACGAACATCGACTGAATGCGCACGATCGAACTATCACGTTCCACATCGCGCCCACCTACATAGAAATTCCCGCGCTCGGCCACGAGCGTAGACGTCCCCTTTGCTTCGGCGGGAACCGGGGCAGCGAGCAGAAGCGCACTGGCGAGCGCGGCACCAATGAGGCGCGGCATGAATACTGTCATGGC encodes:
- a CDS encoding 3-hydroxyacyl-CoA dehydrogenase NAD-binding domain-containing protein yields the protein MTSPVTVSTHNGVLIVSCDSPPVNALGAGVRAGLLEGLTLGLDDPGVEAIIFACAGRTFFAGADIAEFGKPMKTPSLSDLVVCIDNAHKPVIAAIHGTALGGGCELALACHYRVATRSAKIGLPEVRLGLVPGAGGTQRLPRLVGIAMALEMAALGEPMSAARAKDIGLVDAVTADGALVEHALGLARTVARQRPLPRVSEQRVVPDPEAIAQFRHTHARRIAGLHASTMAITCIEKAAELPFAEGLAFERATFMRLMADPRSAAQRHVFFAERQAARIDGIGSDIAARSVERVGIIGAGTMGSGIAINFLSAGLAVTLLETSADALKRGQEQIANTFSSNVAKGRMTARQAEQALALLDVKLDFDALGACDLVIEAVFENMNIKKDIFARLDHVAREGAILASNTSYLDLDEIAATTSRPSDVVGLHFFSPAHIMKLLEVVRGNCTAPDVLVTAMALARRIGKVAVVAGVTPGFIGNRLLRCRQNEAMNLLLEGATPEQIDCVHRNFGMPMGPFQMTDLAGVDIGWHRDPARVETIREALCAEGRWGQKTGAGFYDYDERRKPHPSPRVAEILQEFRKKRKSSERAISDDEILARTLFPMVNEGALLLLEGKAQRASDIDVAWVYGYGWPAWRGGPMFWAREQGFEKIAAALEMYGFVVAPNLRDVLETP
- the pcaF gene encoding 3-oxoadipyl-CoA thiolase, which codes for MAEAFLCDAVRTPIGRYGGGLATVRADDLGAVPLKALMARNPSIDPARIDDVFYGCANQAGEDNRNVARMSLLLAGLPASVPGVTVNRLCASGLEAVGAAARAIRVGDIALAIAGGVESMSRAPLVMGKALGAFDRAQKIEDTTMGWRFVNPALNALYGTDTMPRTAETVASEFAISRADQDSFALRSQQRAVAAREAGILEQEITPVLASAGKHGEKVEIATDEGPRPGSTLETLAGLKPLLGPEGTITAGNASGINDGAAAIILASEESARAHGLVPRARILGMASAGVEPRIMGIGPVPATRRLLERLGLRIEDFDAIELNEAFASQALAVLRQLGLPDDAPHVNANGGAIALGHPLGMSGARIVMALLGQLERTGGRLGLATLCVGVGQGLALAVERT
- a CDS encoding alpha/beta hydrolase codes for the protein MTVFMPRLIGAALASALLLAAPVPAEAKGTSTLVAERGNFYVGGRDVERDSSIVRIQSMFVEYMIPARRTRKTPIVLVHGNYQSGAGFLSTPDGRSGWAERFLRAGYAVYIVDQPMRGRSPYHPETDGPASVMTAAQLERLFTAPDPATSAPQTKLHTQWPGTGRAGDPVFEQFRASQQPSVQGPADKIDAIVRSAVNDLLHKIGPAVVLTHSRAGTFGWEAADDAPELVKAVIAIEPNGPPFFNPDGADGKEPATRARPWGVTYDHMTFDPPVASPDEIRIEREKKADGPDLLPCWLQKDTPRTLPHLAKVPVLIVVGEASYHAPYDHCTARFLKQAGVPVTFMRLEDKGIRGNGHMMMLERNSDAIADQLVGWLNKTAH